A portion of the Streptomyces erythrochromogenes genome contains these proteins:
- a CDS encoding TROVE domain-containing protein yields the protein MARFNLRALVKPAPAAPTSPVRSTGAARTAEGGPGRLRDPRSELFLLAVANFVTQRTAYEGGQARDDRFTALVRTLAVEDPAWTAGLLGWLRGDANMRTASLVGAAEYVKARLDAGVTDGPSNRLVVDSVLRRADEPGELLAYWTAAYGRAVPKPVKRGIADAVRRLYSGTSLLKYDTDSKAYRFGDVLNLVHASPDPDKPWQGELFRYALDRRHNPQSAQVPAGNRTLAAHRALMELPVSERRGVVVAPDGAERLAAAGMTWEALAGWLQGPLDAAAWEAVIPSMGAMALLRNLCNFDEAGVSDAVAAQVAAKISDPEVVARSRQFPFRYLAAYQHAPSLRWAYPLEQALGHSLANVPALPGRTLVLVDRSGSMWSRLSDRSRLNRADAAAVFGAALALRAEHADLVQFGTTSQEVPHTRGESVLKVLERFGDLGGTYTAEAVKKHYRDHDRVLIVTDEQAASYGYSGDPTEHVPSDVPVYTWNLAGYRVGHAPSGSANRHTFGGLTDAAFRMVSLIEGGRDADWPWLQTRS from the coding sequence ATGGCTCGCTTCAACCTGCGCGCGCTCGTCAAGCCGGCGCCCGCCGCGCCCACTTCGCCGGTGCGCTCCACAGGAGCCGCCCGCACCGCCGAGGGCGGCCCGGGCCGCCTGCGCGATCCGCGCTCCGAACTGTTCCTGCTGGCCGTCGCCAACTTCGTGACGCAGCGCACCGCTTACGAGGGCGGTCAGGCGCGCGACGACCGCTTCACCGCGCTCGTGCGCACCCTCGCCGTCGAGGATCCCGCGTGGACGGCCGGCCTGCTGGGCTGGCTGCGCGGAGACGCGAACATGCGCACCGCCTCGCTCGTCGGCGCCGCGGAGTACGTGAAGGCACGGCTCGACGCGGGCGTCACCGACGGCCCTTCGAACCGCCTGGTCGTGGACTCCGTGCTGCGGCGCGCCGACGAGCCCGGTGAACTGCTCGCCTACTGGACGGCCGCGTACGGGCGGGCCGTGCCCAAGCCCGTAAAGCGCGGGATCGCCGACGCCGTGCGCCGGCTCTACTCCGGCACCTCGCTGCTGAAGTACGACACCGACTCCAAGGCCTACCGCTTCGGCGACGTCCTCAACCTCGTGCACGCCTCCCCCGACCCGGACAAGCCGTGGCAGGGCGAGCTGTTCCGCTACGCCCTGGACCGCAGGCACAACCCCCAGAGCGCGCAGGTACCGGCGGGCAACCGCACCCTCGCCGCGCACCGGGCGCTGATGGAGCTGCCGGTCTCCGAGCGGCGCGGCGTCGTCGTCGCCCCGGACGGGGCGGAGCGGCTCGCGGCGGCGGGCATGACCTGGGAGGCGCTGGCCGGCTGGCTGCAGGGGCCGCTGGACGCGGCCGCCTGGGAGGCGGTCATCCCGTCCATGGGCGCGATGGCGCTGCTGCGCAACCTGTGCAACTTCGACGAGGCCGGGGTCTCGGACGCGGTGGCCGCGCAGGTCGCCGCGAAGATCTCCGACCCGGAGGTCGTCGCCCGGTCGCGGCAGTTCCCCTTCCGCTACCTGGCCGCCTACCAGCACGCGCCCTCGCTGCGCTGGGCGTACCCGCTGGAGCAGGCGCTCGGCCACTCGCTGGCCAACGTACCGGCGCTGCCCGGCCGCACGCTGGTCCTCGTCGACCGGTCCGGGTCCATGTGGTCCCGGCTGTCGGACCGCTCCCGGCTCAACCGGGCCGACGCCGCGGCCGTCTTCGGGGCGGCCCTGGCGCTGCGGGCCGAGCACGCCGACCTCGTGCAGTTCGGCACGACCAGCCAGGAGGTCCCCCACACCCGGGGCGAGTCCGTGCTGAAGGTGCTCGAACGGTTCGGGGACCTCGGCGGCACCTACACGGCCGAGGCCGTGAAGAAGCACTACCGGGACCACGACCGGGTGCTGATCGTGACGGACGAGCAGGCCGCCTCGTACGGCTACAGCGGGGATCCGACCGAGCACGTGCCGTCCGACGTGCCCGTCTACACCTGGAACCTGGCCGGCTACCGGGTGGGGCACGCGCCCTCCGGTTCCGCGAACCGGCACACCTTCGGCGGGCTCACGGACGCGGCCTTCCGGATGGTGTCGCTGATCGAGGGCGGCCGGGACGCCGACTGGCCGTGGCTTCAGACCCGTTCGTGA